Proteins encoded by one window of Deinococcus malanensis:
- the moaD gene encoding molybdopterin converting factor subunit 1, whose amino-acid sequence MQLNVVFFARLKREIGAEHLSLEVREGMDVRALARVVEEQCGLSLKGCMVAVNETYATPEQLLKEGDEVAFLPPVAGGAADAGSDTHCALVATPLQLNDADAFLVRPECGAQAYFVGTVRSPNQGREVAYIDYEGYEALAHKVMHDAAQAARRRHGALRIYIEHRVGRLGPGKASILIGVASAHRRAALEACDFLIEHLKVHVPVWKYEKDEDGEHWVDGQTAHPTL is encoded by the coding sequence ATGCAGCTGAATGTGGTGTTTTTTGCCCGCCTCAAACGGGAAATCGGCGCCGAGCACTTGAGCCTGGAGGTCCGGGAAGGAATGGATGTCCGCGCTCTTGCCCGGGTGGTCGAGGAACAGTGCGGCCTCAGTCTGAAGGGCTGCATGGTGGCCGTAAACGAGACTTACGCGACGCCCGAGCAACTCTTGAAGGAAGGAGATGAAGTGGCCTTTCTTCCTCCAGTTGCAGGCGGTGCCGCTGACGCCGGTTCCGATACGCACTGTGCTCTCGTCGCGACTCCCCTGCAGTTGAACGACGCCGACGCGTTTCTTGTCCGCCCTGAGTGCGGGGCGCAGGCCTACTTTGTGGGAACCGTACGGAGTCCGAACCAGGGCCGTGAGGTGGCGTACATCGACTATGAGGGCTATGAGGCCTTGGCCCATAAGGTCATGCACGATGCGGCGCAGGCAGCCCGACGAAGACACGGAGCTCTACGTATCTATATCGAGCACCGCGTCGGCCGGCTTGGCCCTGGAAAGGCCAGCATCCTGATTGGTGTGGCAAGCGCACACCGCCGAGCTGCCTTGGAAGCCTGCGACTTTCTGATAGAGCATCTGAAAGTTCACGTGCCGGTCTGGAAATACGAAAAGGACGAGGATGGCGAACACTGGGTAGACGGCCAGACCGCTCACCCCACCCTGTAG
- a CDS encoding PrsW family intramembrane metalloprotease: MPLLVPLLITVTLTFGWLWFFVRRDRHPEPLWLLARTFAWGAFAWLVAAAFEASLGRVLHSPLPLVILLLALLTAVIEEGSKFLAATTAVTEVSFDEPMDGLVYAVTAALGFALMENVTYTLGFGTPAATWHALFTTLAHALFSAPQGYALGGLHWARGRWWVVQGVVLSIILHFVFNGILSGAEGLPMLLALGTVVTLMIILAGRYYLAFEAHARQHGPPTNYTLLKEQRGR, translated from the coding sequence ATGCCGCTGCTGGTTCCGCTACTGATCACCGTCACGCTGACCTTCGGGTGGCTGTGGTTTTTCGTCCGGCGCGACCGTCACCCTGAACCGCTCTGGCTGCTGGCGCGTACCTTCGCCTGGGGCGCCTTTGCATGGCTGGTCGCTGCGGCCTTCGAAGCCAGCCTGGGCCGGGTGCTGCATTCCCCGCTTCCCCTGGTGATCCTGCTGCTGGCTCTTCTGACGGCTGTGATCGAGGAGGGCAGCAAATTCCTGGCAGCTACGACTGCGGTCACCGAAGTGTCGTTTGATGAGCCGATGGACGGACTGGTGTACGCCGTCACCGCTGCGCTGGGCTTCGCTCTGATGGAAAACGTCACCTACACGCTGGGTTTCGGAACACCGGCTGCCACCTGGCACGCCCTGTTCACCACACTGGCGCATGCCCTGTTCAGTGCTCCACAGGGGTACGCCCTGGGTGGTCTGCACTGGGCGAGGGGTCGGTGGTGGGTGGTCCAGGGTGTAGTGCTCAGCATCATCCTTCATTTCGTCTTCAACGGCATTCTCAGTGGTGCCGAAGGTCTGCCAATGCTGCTGGCTCTGGGTACAGTAGTTACCCTGATGATCATTCTGGCCGGCCGGTACTATCTGGCTTTCGAAGCACACGCTCGTCAGCATGGTCCACCCACCAATTACACCCTGTTAAAAGAGCAGCGCGGCCGTTAG
- the ruvC gene encoding crossover junction endodeoxyribonuclease RuvC produces the protein MIVLGIDPGLANLGLGLVDGDIRKARHLHHVCLTTESAWVMPRRLQYIHEEVTRLIAEYQPDAVAIEDQILRRQADVAFKVGQAFGVVQLACAQAGVPIHSYGPMQVKKALVGTGRAEKEQVIYMVKASLGVRELFNNHAADALALALTHLAHQPMQTAARLARV, from the coding sequence ATGATTGTGCTTGGCATTGATCCTGGCCTGGCAAACCTGGGCCTGGGCTTGGTAGACGGAGATATCCGCAAGGCCCGGCACCTGCATCATGTCTGTCTGACCACTGAAAGCGCCTGGGTGATGCCCCGCCGCCTGCAATATATCCATGAGGAAGTGACCCGGCTGATTGCCGAATATCAGCCTGACGCCGTGGCCATCGAGGACCAGATTCTTCGCCGTCAGGCCGACGTGGCCTTCAAGGTGGGCCAGGCGTTTGGCGTGGTGCAGCTGGCCTGCGCGCAGGCTGGCGTGCCCATTCATTCCTATGGTCCCATGCAGGTCAAAAAGGCCCTGGTGGGCACCGGCCGGGCGGAGAAGGAGCAGGTGATCTATATGGTCAAGGCCAGCCTGGGGGTGCGCGAGCTGTTCAACAACCACGCCGCCGATGCGCTGGCGCTGGCGCTGACCCATCTGGCCCACCAGCCGATGCAAACGGCCGCACGTCTGGCGCGCGTCTGA
- a CDS encoding ABC transporter permease has product MTTVITALPKPARSRSTIHIAARRLRRHKAAMVSLVVIVLLVIMAVFAPWIAPYDPNKQDMLGFYSPPSAKHLLGQDELGRDLLSRIVYGSRVSLIVGFIVALFSIALGTLMGLLAGFLSGRVDTVISRFIEIMLSIPELPMLLTISGLLLASDAPAITALRQNPNASVFIVVGLFTFFGWMGTARLVRGEVLKLKNLEYVDAARALGARSGRIMFRHLAPNIMGVIIVNGTLAVGGAILGEAALSFLGFGIQPPVSTWGNMLSRANEVVLEHPYLALYPGLAILITVLAFNFLGDGLRDAFDPKSRL; this is encoded by the coding sequence ATGACCACTGTTATCACCGCTCTTCCCAAACCCGCCCGGAGCCGTTCGACCATTCATATTGCCGCTCGCCGCCTGCGCAGGCACAAGGCTGCCATGGTGAGCCTCGTGGTCATCGTGCTGCTGGTGATCATGGCAGTCTTTGCACCGTGGATTGCTCCCTACGATCCCAACAAGCAGGACATGCTGGGGTTTTACAGCCCCCCCAGCGCAAAGCACCTGCTGGGCCAGGATGAATTGGGCCGCGACCTGCTGTCGCGCATCGTCTATGGCAGCCGGGTCAGCCTGATCGTGGGCTTCATCGTCGCTCTTTTCAGCATCGCGTTGGGCACCCTGATGGGCCTGCTGGCCGGGTTTCTGAGTGGGCGCGTCGATACCGTGATCAGCCGCTTTATCGAGATCATGCTGTCGATTCCGGAGCTGCCCATGCTGCTCACGATCAGTGGACTGCTGCTGGCCAGCGACGCGCCCGCCATCACGGCCCTGCGCCAGAACCCGAATGCCAGTGTCTTTATTGTGGTAGGCCTGTTTACCTTCTTCGGCTGGATGGGCACGGCCCGGCTGGTCCGCGGCGAGGTGCTGAAGCTCAAGAACCTGGAATACGTGGACGCTGCCCGCGCCCTGGGGGCGCGCAGTGGCCGCATCATGTTCCGTCACCTCGCCCCCAACATCATGGGTGTGATCATCGTCAACGGGACCCTGGCGGTGGGTGGTGCGATTCTTGGGGAGGCAGCGTTGTCATTCCTGGGTTTCGGCATTCAGCCGCCTGTGTCCACCTGGGGCAACATGCTGTCCAGAGCAAATGAGGTGGTGCTGGAGCACCCCTATCTGGCCCTATACCCTGGTCTAGCCATTCTGATTACTGTGCTGGCCTTCAATTTCCTGGGTGACGGGCTGCGTGACGCCTTCGATCCCAAGAGTCGCCTGTAA
- a CDS encoding ABC transporter permease, with protein MGTYALRRVIQMIPLLFIISLLIFMLTAMQPGDPVDQLAFGNSNITPEDIARLKAAYGLDQPWYTRYFFWLKEALTGNFGYSQDHGIPALDFVFQNRLPNTLLLTVPALILSTLIAVPLGIFSAVRQYSVLDYALTFFAFVAVSAPVFWIGALAMYFFAIFLPQATGGLVGLPPGGLGGDLPADAGWWAVTLDKIKYLLLPLLILMLREIAVTLRFMRANMLETLTQDYVRTARAKGLADRRVLYKHALRNAVTPIVTLMGLAIPGLFGGAVITENVFSWPGMGKAILDALVSKDFNVVMVCLMLLALLTVMFQLLTDLAYGLIDPRVRYS; from the coding sequence ATGGGAACCTACGCCTTGCGCCGCGTCATTCAGATGATTCCGCTGCTGTTCATCATCAGCCTGCTGATTTTCATGCTTACCGCCATGCAACCCGGCGACCCCGTGGACCAGCTGGCATTCGGCAACAGCAACATCACTCCCGAAGATATTGCCCGTCTGAAGGCCGCCTATGGCCTGGACCAGCCCTGGTACACCCGCTATTTTTTCTGGCTGAAAGAAGCCCTGACCGGAAACTTCGGGTATTCGCAGGACCATGGCATCCCGGCGCTCGACTTTGTCTTTCAGAACCGCCTGCCCAACACCCTGCTACTGACGGTGCCCGCCCTGATTCTCAGCACCCTGATTGCCGTGCCGCTGGGGATCTTCAGCGCTGTGCGCCAGTATTCCGTGCTGGATTACGCACTGACCTTTTTTGCCTTTGTGGCCGTCAGCGCTCCTGTGTTCTGGATTGGCGCACTGGCGATGTATTTCTTCGCCATCTTCCTTCCCCAAGCCACTGGTGGGCTGGTGGGGCTGCCGCCGGGCGGTCTGGGCGGCGACCTGCCCGCCGACGCCGGATGGTGGGCCGTCACGCTGGACAAGATCAAATACCTGCTGCTTCCGCTGCTGATTCTGATGCTGCGCGAGATTGCGGTGACCTTGCGCTTCATGCGGGCCAATATGCTCGAAACCCTGACGCAGGATTACGTACGCACCGCGCGCGCCAAGGGTCTGGCCGACCGCCGGGTGCTGTACAAACACGCCCTGCGCAACGCTGTGACTCCCATTGTCACCCTGATGGGCCTGGCAATTCCCGGCCTGTTCGGCGGGGCCGTGATTACCGAGAACGTCTTTTCCTGGCCGGGGATGGGCAAGGCCATTCTGGACGCCCTGGTCAGTAAGGACTTCAATGTGGTGATGGTCTGTCTGATGCTGCTGGCGCTGCTGACCGTGATGTTTCAACTGCTGACCGACCTGGCTTACGGTCTGATTGACCCGCGCGTGCGGTACTCGTGA
- a CDS encoding peptide ABC transporter substrate-binding protein produces the protein MKKTLALTAFMLGAALAGPSNNSLVIGTSQEPPNIYDPWNTNNLAITSEINGYMGASLIGLDDDGEPYADIATRVPSIANGDYKVVKNAAGDVVRNSVTYSIRKEAKWSDGAPIKVADFQFWLRLVNDDRVPVPDRSPWNRAKITASDADTFTITYEPPYLFADQNSPGLAPSHVMGAAWNAFDAKTKNDKDAKVVNEEWKKFIGAYTTARNLPKVVAGPFKATAWRSGNRLTLTRNPNYWLHPKNQDRYIQNVTYRFIPNTNTLKVNILSGQLDAVSAVGLTFDQGVDLTRTERGKYKTYFVPGAVWEHIDINTRGQKAKDMDMDDPRMRQALLYAIDRGALTKALFQGRQAVSNSWVNPISKLYKKDVNDYNHNPARARQLFAALGWTPGPDGILQKGGKKLSLNFSTTAGNTVRERVQQILQAQWKQVGVQVNIQNFPSSVLFGPDFLSKGESGKWDMAMYAWTGNPIFEEGNLFKGEGIPTAANGYAGQNNAGWNNAEFNRLHKQAQVEFNLGDRIKLFDRMQTIWNSEVPALPLYYRVNVYTKVPGLMNYTFSAYTLYPSWNAAKIGWASRGAAEEYKQK, from the coding sequence GTGAAGAAGACCTTGGCCCTGACCGCATTCATGCTTGGCGCAGCTCTGGCTGGCCCATCCAACAACAGTCTGGTGATTGGCACCTCGCAGGAGCCGCCAAACATCTACGATCCGTGGAACACGAACAACCTGGCCATTACCAGCGAGATCAACGGCTACATGGGCGCTAGCCTGATCGGCCTGGATGACGACGGTGAACCCTACGCCGACATTGCCACCCGGGTGCCCAGCATTGCCAACGGCGACTACAAGGTCGTGAAAAACGCTGCGGGCGACGTGGTACGCAATTCGGTGACCTACTCGATCCGCAAGGAAGCCAAGTGGAGCGACGGCGCGCCCATCAAGGTGGCGGACTTTCAGTTCTGGCTCAGACTGGTCAATGACGACCGTGTTCCGGTGCCGGACCGCTCGCCCTGGAACCGCGCCAAGATCACCGCCAGCGACGCCGACACCTTCACCATCACCTATGAGCCGCCCTACCTCTTTGCCGATCAGAACAGCCCGGGACTGGCGCCCAGCCATGTCATGGGCGCGGCCTGGAACGCCTTTGACGCCAAGACGAAAAACGACAAAGACGCCAAGGTCGTCAACGAAGAGTGGAAGAAATTCATTGGTGCCTACACCACGGCGCGCAACCTGCCCAAAGTCGTGGCCGGGCCCTTCAAGGCCACGGCGTGGCGCAGCGGCAACAGACTGACCCTGACCCGCAACCCCAATTACTGGCTGCACCCCAAGAATCAGGACAGGTATATCCAGAACGTTACCTACCGTTTTATTCCCAACACCAATACCCTGAAGGTAAATATTCTGTCCGGTCAGCTTGACGCCGTCAGTGCGGTGGGCCTGACCTTTGATCAGGGCGTGGACCTCACCAGGACGGAACGAGGCAAGTACAAGACCTACTTTGTGCCCGGCGCGGTGTGGGAGCACATCGACATCAATACGCGCGGTCAGAAGGCCAAGGACATGGACATGGACGACCCCCGCATGCGCCAGGCGCTGCTGTACGCCATTGACCGCGGCGCCCTGACCAAGGCACTGTTCCAAGGCCGTCAGGCAGTGTCCAACAGCTGGGTCAACCCCATCAGCAAGCTGTACAAGAAGGACGTCAACGACTACAACCACAACCCCGCCCGTGCCAGGCAGCTGTTCGCGGCCCTGGGCTGGACCCCCGGTCCTGATGGCATTCTGCAGAAGGGGGGCAAGAAGCTCAGCCTGAATTTCTCGACCACGGCTGGCAACACGGTGCGCGAGCGCGTGCAGCAGATTCTGCAGGCCCAGTGGAAACAGGTCGGCGTGCAGGTGAACATTCAGAACTTCCCCTCCAGCGTGCTGTTCGGGCCAGACTTCCTGAGCAAAGGCGAGAGTGGCAAGTGGGACATGGCCATGTATGCCTGGACCGGCAACCCCATTTTTGAAGAGGGCAATCTGTTCAAGGGTGAGGGCATCCCCACTGCCGCCAACGGCTACGCCGGCCAGAACAACGCGGGCTGGAATAACGCCGAGTTCAACAGGCTGCACAAGCAGGCCCAGGTGGAATTCAACCTCGGTGACCGGATCAAGCTTTTTGACCGCATGCAGACCATCTGGAACAGCGAAGTGCCCGCGCTGCCGCTGTATTACCGCGTGAACGTGTACACCAAGGTGCCAGGTCTGATGAACTACACCTTCAGCGCCTACACTCTGTACCCCAGCTGGAACGCGGCCAAGATCGGCTGGGCCAGCCGTGGGGCGGCCGAGGAGTACAAGCAGAAGTAA
- a CDS encoding HesB/IscA family protein has product MTATFPTDNSGEALHKDIRISEFGAQKALGILQSSGKENAGVRVFIKSGGCSGYQYGMAIDDRELEGDTIVMDRGVKLLVDRMSIDLLRGCEVDFVENMMGGGFTVNNPNATSSCGCGHSFRTDGAQSPDGEGSGGCASH; this is encoded by the coding sequence ATGACTGCGACCTTTCCCACCGACAACAGCGGCGAGGCCCTGCACAAGGACATCCGCATCAGTGAATTTGGCGCTCAGAAGGCTCTGGGCATTCTGCAAAGCAGCGGCAAGGAAAATGCCGGCGTGCGCGTGTTTATTAAAAGTGGCGGCTGCAGCGGTTACCAGTACGGCATGGCCATCGACGACCGCGAACTTGAAGGCGATACCATCGTGATGGACCGTGGCGTCAAGCTGCTGGTCGACCGTATGAGCATCGACCTGCTGCGAGGTTGCGAAGTGGATTTTGTCGAGAACATGATGGGCGGCGGCTTTACCGTGAACAATCCCAATGCGACCTCTTCGTGTGGCTGTGGCCACTCGTTCCGCACCGACGGCGCCCAGTCGCCTGATGGTGAGGGCAGCGGCGGTTGCGCCAGCCACTGA
- a CDS encoding DdrH — translation MTNPYAEWFEQLRAEYGEQLGSMPLPEGLPEHLRALIDQHDEEAIQFMIKLAWQFGAQVGYAAGSRQGAAPTPSPRTGRVQA, via the coding sequence ATGACGAACCCCTATGCCGAGTGGTTCGAGCAGCTTCGCGCCGAGTATGGTGAGCAGCTCGGGTCCATGCCATTGCCCGAAGGGCTGCCGGAACACCTGCGGGCCCTGATTGACCAGCACGACGAAGAGGCCATTCAGTTCATGATCAAGCTGGCCTGGCAGTTCGGCGCGCAGGTTGGTTATGCTGCCGGTAGCCGTCAGGGCGCAGCCCCCACCCCTTCCCCACGAACAGGCCGCGTTCAGGCCTGA
- a CDS encoding cytochrome b, with translation MNQWLDERLHISRLNDKFLRKAFPVHHSFFLGEITLFSLIVLIITGIVLALSYEPSNSMVVNSFDPGTADKPNLLPAAYHSTLKINAMPFGDMLRRIHHWMANIMIAAAVIHMMRIYFTGAFKKPREINWWIGMLLLIFAALTAVTGYILPYDNYAYNTAKVVYGIAASIPWVGTWVAQAAFAGNFPGEGIIPRIYGYHIMLLPGILLATTAAHMLIMVKQKHTQPQYAKRIAYKKIVGVPLSTQQTPIMIMLTLLFTGIVVLFSAFIPVHPVEYFGPPSTTPINNIKPDWYLLWVFGALAIIPSFEFHILGGAIGSEFVGAILLPTVVIGLMFAVPMLDRSKDNMYYAENPTNHPVRLAAGVAFMAMMVVMSVAGYKPELISSGLLNSANANTILWILTFLIPALSYFGTLAIVRGIAKLREADERERLAHSQGGALPSHD, from the coding sequence ATGAACCAGTGGCTTGACGAGCGTCTGCACATCTCGCGCCTGAACGACAAGTTCCTGCGCAAAGCCTTCCCCGTTCACCACAGCTTCTTCCTGGGTGAAATCACCCTGTTCAGCCTGATCGTCCTGATCATCACAGGTATCGTACTGGCGCTGTCCTACGAGCCCAGTAACAGCATGGTGGTCAACTCCTTTGACCCAGGGACAGCCGACAAGCCCAACCTGCTGCCAGCTGCCTACCACTCGACGCTCAAGATCAACGCCATGCCGTTTGGGGACATGCTGCGGCGCATTCACCACTGGATGGCCAACATCATGATCGCGGCGGCCGTCATTCACATGATGCGCATCTACTTCACGGGTGCGTTCAAGAAGCCCCGCGAGATCAACTGGTGGATCGGCATGCTGCTGCTGATTTTCGCAGCGCTTACCGCCGTGACCGGCTACATCCTTCCCTACGATAACTACGCCTACAACACGGCCAAGGTCGTTTACGGCATTGCGGCTTCCATTCCCTGGGTCGGCACCTGGGTGGCGCAGGCAGCATTTGCAGGGAACTTCCCTGGTGAAGGCATCATTCCGCGTATCTACGGCTACCACATCATGCTGCTGCCCGGCATTCTGCTGGCCACCACGGCCGCGCACATGCTGATCATGGTCAAGCAGAAGCACACCCAGCCGCAGTACGCCAAGCGCATCGCCTACAAGAAGATCGTCGGCGTGCCGCTCAGCACCCAGCAGACGCCCATCATGATCATGCTGACCCTGCTGTTTACCGGCATCGTGGTTCTGTTCAGCGCCTTTATCCCGGTGCACCCGGTGGAGTACTTCGGGCCTCCGAGCACCACCCCGATCAACAACATCAAACCCGACTGGTACCTGCTGTGGGTCTTCGGTGCCCTGGCCATCATTCCGAGCTTCGAGTTCCACATTCTGGGCGGAGCCATCGGTTCCGAGTTCGTCGGTGCCATTCTGCTGCCGACCGTCGTCATCGGTCTGATGTTCGCCGTGCCGATGCTTGACCGCAGCAAGGACAACATGTACTACGCCGAAAACCCCACCAACCACCCGGTGAGGCTGGCAGCGGGCGTGGCGTTCATGGCCATGATGGTCGTGATGTCAGTGGCCGGTTACAAGCCGGAGCTGATCAGCTCCGGGCTGCTGAACAGTGCCAACGCCAATACCATCCTGTGGATCCTGACCTTCCTGATCCCAGCCCTGAGCTACTTCGGCACCCTGGCGATTGTTCGCGGCATTGCCAAGCTACGTGAGGCCGACGAGCGTGAACGTCTGGCCCACAGCCAGGGCGGCGCTTTACCGTCACACGACTGA
- a CDS encoding QcrA and Rieske domain-containing protein — protein MTRYRRQDPEITRRKFINVAVGTTATVGVVSLVSALGTANPVFRLTRDKMPPVKGDILVHALETKEGQPIRPSELSDELVRAWPMGKDENGNNVIRKGDPNNILAIYRFPKGQLQEPTNMEATVDGEIVVYSDVCTHAGCSVSDNDKRPGTMNCPCHSGQYDPKQGCKVIGGPPPRPLAQLPVRLEGENLVVGDFFLQHPYPFSEEAWEARKEEVEEQLG, from the coding sequence ATGACCCGCTACAGACGACAAGATCCCGAAATTACACGCCGCAAATTCATCAACGTGGCCGTTGGTACGACCGCGACGGTGGGCGTGGTCAGCCTGGTCAGTGCGCTGGGCACCGCCAACCCGGTGTTCCGGCTGACACGCGACAAGATGCCTCCTGTCAAGGGCGATATCCTGGTTCACGCCCTGGAAACCAAGGAAGGCCAGCCCATCCGCCCCAGCGAACTCAGCGACGAGCTGGTCCGCGCCTGGCCCATGGGCAAGGACGAGAACGGCAACAACGTTATCCGCAAGGGTGATCCCAACAACATTCTGGCGATCTACCGCTTCCCGAAAGGACAGCTCCAGGAGCCCACCAATATGGAGGCCACGGTGGACGGCGAGATCGTCGTATACAGCGACGTCTGTACCCACGCCGGCTGCTCGGTCAGTGATAACGACAAGCGTCCTGGGACGATGAATTGTCCCTGCCATTCTGGCCAATATGATCCAAAACAAGGTTGCAAGGTCATCGGCGGGCCGCCCCCCCGTCCGCTGGCGCAGCTGCCGGTCCGGCTTGAAGGCGAGAATCTGGTCGTGGGCGACTTCTTCCTGCAGCACCCCTACCCCTTCAGTGAAGAGGCCTGGGAAGCACGCAAGGAAGAGGTGGAGGAGCAACTCGGATGA
- a CDS encoding cytochrome c: MERNDAVMPWVAIVCAAIMWIILLFLFNKETAPEPVVVDPAVVANISKEVPTVGKSVYEANCAGCHGLQGQGGAGPALAANEDITKDPVYVHSTIVKGKGSMPAFGDQLKENEIYAVANYVLNSWGNRIEEPLTPATVAAGQAKVDPEVLKNRSRFVPDHIQLPEIFLATFVMVLLTYGLIGLYSVWTEGVELHPGIHKVRSSPMAMLAMITTLALTLLFSVLFVRQMVTDYAGWGAAEQVTPNVSAEGFYAAMILLLLALATGLYKKFFMDGEVLVEDASGEFPW; this comes from the coding sequence GTGGAAAGAAACGACGCTGTCATGCCCTGGGTCGCCATAGTGTGCGCGGCCATTATGTGGATCATTCTGCTGTTCCTGTTCAACAAGGAAACAGCCCCCGAACCCGTGGTGGTGGATCCAGCGGTCGTGGCCAACATCAGCAAGGAAGTCCCCACGGTCGGAAAGTCGGTCTATGAGGCCAACTGCGCCGGCTGTCACGGGCTGCAAGGACAGGGCGGTGCCGGTCCGGCGCTCGCTGCCAACGAGGACATCACCAAGGACCCGGTTTACGTTCATTCCACGATCGTCAAGGGCAAGGGTTCCATGCCGGCCTTCGGCGACCAGCTCAAGGAAAACGAGATCTACGCCGTGGCCAACTACGTGCTGAACTCGTGGGGCAACAGGATTGAAGAACCGCTGACTCCTGCCACTGTGGCTGCCGGTCAGGCGAAGGTCGATCCGGAAGTGCTGAAAAACCGCAGCCGCTTCGTGCCTGACCACATACAGCTGCCCGAGATCTTCCTGGCCACCTTTGTCATGGTGCTCCTGACCTACGGTCTGATCGGTCTGTACAGCGTCTGGACCGAAGGCGTGGAACTGCACCCCGGCATCCACAAGGTCCGCTCCTCGCCGATGGCGATGCTGGCCATGATCACCACCCTGGCTCTGACCCTGCTCTTCAGCGTGCTGTTTGTCCGGCAAATGGTCACCGACTATGCCGGCTGGGGAGCTGCTGAACAGGTAACGCCGAATGTGTCAGCTGAGGGCTTCTACGCAGCTATGATCCTGCTGCTGCTGGCGCTGGCCACGGGCCTGTACAAAAAATTCTTCATGGACGGCGAAGTGCTCGTCGAGGACGCCAGCGGTGAGTTCCCCTGGTGA
- a CDS encoding serine hydrolase yields the protein MTTAFLDCARQHGFAGEVGLRICALDGTELYALNATRTFPSASTIKVPLLVQALQEAQAGRLDLSERVTLDASDHVPGSGVLHELGPGLQPTWLDVLTLMVIVSDNTATNLVIEHLGAEAVNAWLERGGWSSTRLIGKLQLPREQQNEAQRRGECNHTSAHDQVDLLLRLVGGSLLEPAHTDLALSILQRQQLRDIIGRRVPRDLHGEPLYRLASKSGELTGVHHDVGVLYTPRPLVIALLSQGGQDPSEHPENRDILALADALWPLLAELGQTGPVGDI from the coding sequence GTGACAACAGCGTTTCTGGACTGTGCCCGCCAGCACGGATTTGCGGGTGAGGTCGGGCTGCGCATCTGTGCCCTGGACGGCACCGAGCTCTATGCCCTGAACGCTACCCGGACGTTTCCATCCGCCAGCACCATCAAGGTGCCTCTGCTGGTGCAGGCATTGCAGGAGGCGCAGGCCGGCCGGCTGGATCTCTCTGAAAGGGTGACTCTAGACGCATCCGATCATGTGCCTGGATCTGGTGTACTTCATGAGCTGGGGCCGGGACTGCAACCAACCTGGCTGGACGTCCTGACCCTGATGGTGATCGTCAGTGACAACACCGCCACCAACCTGGTGATCGAACACTTGGGGGCAGAGGCAGTGAATGCCTGGCTGGAGCGTGGCGGCTGGAGTTCTACCAGACTGATCGGCAAGTTGCAGCTGCCACGCGAACAGCAGAACGAGGCCCAGCGTCGTGGAGAGTGCAACCACACTTCTGCCCATGACCAGGTGGATCTCCTGCTACGGCTGGTCGGCGGAAGTCTGTTAGAACCCGCGCACACGGATCTTGCGCTGTCTATCCTTCAACGCCAGCAACTGCGGGACATAATCGGAAGGCGGGTGCCGCGCGACCTGCATGGTGAACCCCTGTACCGTCTCGCCAGCAAAAGCGGTGAACTGACCGGCGTTCACCACGATGTCGGCGTGTTGTATACGCCCCGGCCGCTGGTGATCGCATTGCTCTCACAGGGAGGCCAGGACCCGAGCGAGCACCCTGAGAACCGCGACATCCTGGCTCTGGCTGACGCCCTGTGGCCTCTGCTGGCCGAGTTGGGTCAGACAGGCCCGGTGGGGGACATTTAA
- a CDS encoding response regulator transcription factor, with translation MIRVLLVDDHALFRQGLRSLLESEGMRVIGEASNGREAIRYAADTHPDVILMDIQMPELDGVKATQSILEIDPNARVIMITMYRQDRYVFEAVKAGARGYILKDADAATLIDAITRVAGGEALLDADMAQNVLDDFRDKREELPSEKHADLNERETMILKLLAQGFSNQDIALRLDISEKTVRNRLSEIFTKLQLNNRTQAALYAIREGIANLE, from the coding sequence ATGATTCGAGTGCTGCTTGTCGATGACCATGCCCTGTTCCGTCAGGGGCTCAGAAGCCTGCTGGAGTCCGAGGGCATGCGTGTGATCGGCGAGGCCTCCAACGGCCGTGAGGCGATCCGCTACGCCGCCGACACCCACCCGGACGTGATCCTGATGGACATCCAGATGCCCGAGCTCGACGGTGTGAAGGCCACCCAGAGCATCCTGGAAATCGACCCGAATGCGCGGGTCATCATGATCACCATGTACCGTCAGGACCGCTATGTGTTCGAGGCGGTCAAGGCTGGCGCCCGCGGCTACATCCTCAAGGACGCCGACGCAGCCACCCTGATAGACGCGATTACCCGGGTTGCTGGCGGCGAAGCCCTGCTCGATGCGGACATGGCCCAGAACGTCCTTGACGACTTCCGTGACAAGCGCGAGGAACTGCCCAGCGAGAAGCACGCAGACCTCAACGAGCGTGAGACCATGATCCTCAAGCTGCTGGCCCAGGGGTTTTCCAACCAGGACATCGCCCTGCGGCTGGACATCAGTGAGAAGACTGTGCGCAATCGGCTCTCGGAGATCTTCACCAAGCTGCAGCTCAATAACCGCACACAGGCGGCGCTGTATGCCATTCGGGAGGGCATCGCCAACCTTGAGTAA